In Buteo buteo chromosome 16, bButBut1.hap1.1, whole genome shotgun sequence, the DNA window GAAGGTGAAGTTGGTCATGACACCCTCACAGGAGCCATCATCAGCATTGGCATAGAAGTTGAAGTTGGGCGAGGTGGCATCAGTGCAGCCTGGGTAGGTGTTGAAGGTGTAGTAGCGGTGGATAGCCATCTCCACTCGCCTGGCCAACTTCTTCACTGTGGGCGTGGGCAGctctggcagggtgctggggttAATGAAGAAGTACAGGGGCAGCCCTGAGCGGTCGAGAGCCACCAGCTGGTTTCTGATCCCCTCCTGCCAGGTCTTGAGGGTGATGCCTGGGTAAAAGGGGGTCCCGCCGATGCTCTCTACCCTGGAGTTGGTGCGGTTCTCCAGATACTGCTTGGTGAAGCCAGAGGTGACGTCCAGGGACTCCTCATTTTTCACACTGATGATGCTGTGGAAGGCCACGCCGGCAGAGGCAGTGACAGCACTCCGTGTGGCCCAGCTGTCCTTCAGGAAGGTTGCCTTGATCTGATCCTCCTGCACCAAGCTGGCTCCGGCGTCCACAGAGGTGATTGTGTGGGTGCCATAGTTAAGCACCAGCACCTCGGCCAGAAAATCAGCCATCCGCGTCTGGTTGTTCTCCAGGTGGCTGGCGATGgtcagcagctgcttcttgaAGCCCTTGTCCAGGACCGCCTCTGGGTCTATCTTGGCAGTGTAAACCAGGTTCCTGACTTGCACTCGTGTGGTGACAGCATGGTCTTTCACTTGGTGGGTCTTGGTCCGGTGGAAGTCGTAGGAGAACTTGCCATTGATGGAGGAGAAGAGGGACAGCTCCAGGTTGATGGAGGCAGAGGTGATGCTTTGGTAATCTTTCCAGGACTCGATGATCTCGGAGTTGATGTCCAGGTTGCTCTGCTTGCGAGGGATGGTGAAGATCTCATCTGGGATGATATAAGATCCGTCTTCTGTGGTCTTGCACAGCGAGTAGCCCAGGTTGATGACTCTGCCCATATCCAAATTCCTGAGGTTATCCCAGCCCCCCCCTGGCAGGACTTCCAGACTTGGGAGCTTCAGGGCCTTCTTGCACTCTGGAAACCCAGCAGAGGAGGACAGCTcctgggactgctcagcctcTCTCACCCAAGCCATGGACACGCAGACGAGCAGGACCCCCCACAGCGCCCGGCCCATGGCTGAACTGGTGCAGCACCCTCACCAGACGTCTGAGCAGTGAGGCGGGAGCTGGGGAAATGAGCTGGCTGGGGGTGCAGCTGCTGGGTGCTTCTTCCTTTGGGGGGGTCGAATtaacaaaagggaaaggagaagtgAGAACTTGACAAATGTGAGAAATGACTGAGTGGAGCTGAGACAAGTGGGTGGGGAGCAGAGAGTTGCCTGGAGCCCATTGCCTCCCTGTTGTGAAATCTCCCTCTCCCCATGAAAGCTGCATTGCtagggatggggcagggagaaaTCTCACCTtcagctcttcactgtgcccagGGAATTTCACTATGTGAATCTGTCTTGGTCAGTGCTTGGGTGACTCCTCTAGATGAATCCCCCTGTGTGACCCTAGCTTGTTTGTGCCATGCAAGGGACCTGGCCCTGGCCCCATGGCCTTGGGGTCCCACTCACATGACGGGGTGAGATCTGGTCCTGGTCACTTGGGCTTTGCTGCTGACTGCAAGGCTTTCCTTTGTGGCAGAGGCAAGGAGAGGAAGTGGGGAGGTGATGCAGTGTGGTTTCAGTGTTGGGGGGAGTGCAATGCTTGTCTCCCTTCTCTCTTGGGGAATATGCTGCCCGAGACCCTGGGGCAGGCACTCGTGGGTTTGGAGGtgtcctgattttggctgggatagagttaattttctttctagtagctggtatagtgttatgttttggatttagtatgagaaaaatgttgataacacactgatgttttttgaacttctcatgcccagccaccaagaaggctggagaggcacaagaagttgggaggggacacagccaggacagctgacctaaactggccaaagggatattccagtccatgtgacgtcatgcctagtatataagCTGGGGGGcgttggcctggggggggaatcgctgcttgggaactaactgggcatctgtgggcgagtggtgagcaattgcattgtgcatcacttgttttgtacattccaattccTTTACTatcattattgtcattttattattgtattattatcattcttattttcttcctttctgtcctattaaactgttcttaactcagcccatgagttttacttttttttcctgattctctcccccatccccctgggtGGGGCAGGAAGTGAGTGATCAGctatgtggtgcttagttgctggttggggttaaaccacgacaggagAGTCCCCCCATGGGGTCCAGTCCATGACACAGGTGTCCCCCCCATACCAACACCTATCTACATTAGGGccctctgcagcctcctctATCCCATCCTTGTCCTTTCCCCAGGGTCTGCAATAAGCCCAGCTGGGAAAAGCATCTCCTGCTCAGGACTGTTGAGCTGCAGGAAGCTGGTCCCAGTGGTACTGAGCTGGCTCTGCCCAGGGATGCTGGCATGTGGCTGGGCCCTGGTTTCAGTGGCACAGGGCAGCTGCTGTGTGTTTTGGGGAACAAACAGTTAAGGCAGGTTCTGCTGTGAATGCTGTGAAAGCTGTGACAGGCTCACTTCCCCTATTTTGCTGCTTAGTTCCTCTTCCCAAGACGGTTCTGGCACAAACAAGGCAGAAGTGAGAGCTGTGATGGAGCAGTGGGACCATAGATACATGTGTGCTTTTGCCAGGATAATGTCGGGCAGGGATGACAGGAACACCATGGAGGATGGCCTTGCTGGGCCCCATGTGGGGCTTGGTTCCCAGAGTAGCTGGAAAACCCTGGTGCAGGGAAGTCCTTGCTGGAGGCTCCCACACCAATCTGGAGCCATCTGTATTTCAGAGCGGGCTGTGAGGTTGCCTCACCTAAAATCTAGCCATGGGTTTCACCGCCACCCAACTTCGAAGCCTAAGCAGTGGCCCTTGGCAGAGAGCTGTGGCCAGTGATGGCTGTGGCCCCTGGGAtcagaggagggagagaagccCCATGGGGTAGACAGGAGCTGCCTTGTCTCTCCACCGCGCAGGAGCAGCTCCCAAACGGAAACCAGGGCTTCTATGTGCTGTGTCTGCTGCTGTGAACCATCATGTCCCATGGTGACTAAGATGTGGCAGAGCAAGGCAAAACCTGTCCGCCACTCCCAGCtgggggattaaaaaaataaatttctttcctgACCGCTGCGGGGAAGGAGCAAATGCTGAAGCGGGAGAGCAAGCCACGCTCACCAGTTGgtgggcactgggaggggaggcagaaccctgggcagggctgctgcgGCTATCCAGAGGGTGAGGAAGGGGAAGCAAGGGAGGATGGCCACCAGTggagctgcaggtgctgcagcGGGAGGGAGAAACATGGTTTGGACCTCCCCCCGAAAACAGCAGAGCGATTAAATGCTTGGGGCCAGAGTGAGGGGTGGGACATGCTGCTCACTGCAAGCCACAG includes these proteins:
- the MPEG1 gene encoding macrophage-expressed gene 1 protein gives rise to the protein MGRALWGVLLVCVSMAWVREAEQSQELSSSAGFPECKKALKLPSLEVLPGGGWDNLRNLDMGRVINLGYSLCKTTEDGSYIIPDEIFTIPRKQSNLDINSEIIESWKDYQSITSASINLELSLFSSINGKFSYDFHRTKTHQVKDHAVTTRVQVRNLVYTAKIDPEAVLDKGFKKQLLTIASHLENNQTRMADFLAEVLVLNYGTHTITSVDAGASLVQEDQIKATFLKDSWATRSAVTASAGVAFHSIISVKNEESLDVTSGFTKQYLENRTNSRVESIGGTPFYPGITLKTWQEGIRNQLVALDRSGLPLYFFINPSTLPELPTPTVKKLARRVEMAIHRYYTFNTYPGCTDATSPNFNFYANADDGSCEGVMTNFTFGGVFQECAGLAGPDTSTLCRALEQKNPLTGAFSCPTTYTPVLLGTQEREEGHSHLECHDKCIMGIFCHRKCRDVFWLSRVQFSAYWCAMSGPVGPNSGYLFGGLFSAHSTNSITGAQSCPSGYLPLKLFDELRVCVSQDYEGGGQYAVPFGGFFSCQAGNPLAGQHQGTTEDPHAKSCPPGFSQHLALISDSCQVEYCVQAGIFTGGSLPPARLPPFTRPPTNLPAVDTVLVSSGNGDSTWVKDGQSQVWRLARPEEIQHAAEMVRGRGLTGGEAAGVTAAVLAGLATILAMVCYSRRRYKARGYRAMGKGDGLATASSEDSTVLSVGNGYQQGPEGLMA